In the Drosophila biarmipes strain raj3 chromosome X, RU_DBia_V1.1, whole genome shotgun sequence genome, one interval contains:
- the LOC108033197 gene encoding dnaJ homolog subfamily C member 25 homolog, with translation MRTQALLLALLAILPTMALGLLEGLYCGKDNCYDVLGVTRESSKSEIGKAYRQLARRYHPDLHRGAEAKATAETQFKLVATAYEILRDEESRTDYDYMLDNPDAYYAHYYRYYRRRVAPKVDVRVVIVVVLTIVSVIQYYSGWQRYDSAIKYFATVPKYRNQALDIARDEIQERIQKKGKNRMSKNDQREELERIIRRVIEEKMDVKGGYAKPTLWDVLWVQLIICPYTILSFIVWHAQWFWRYTVMKQPYGREQKLHLIRRHLGMGQHQFEAQEDKLIEEYLHLELWKRDNFVAWKAEQDEEMKKKLAENPRYKAYRRYMKNHGPGRITFED, from the coding sequence ATGCGGACGCAGGCACTGCTCCTGGCGCTTCTGGCCATCCTGCCCACCATGGCCCTCGGACTGCTGGAGGGCCTGTACTGCGGCAAGGACAACTGCTACGATGTGCTGGGGGTCACCAGGGAGTCGTCCAAGTCGGAGATCGGCAAGGCCTACCGCCAGCTGGCCAGGCGCTACCATCCGGACCTGCATCGCGGCGCCGAGGCCAAGGCCACGGCGGAGACGCAGTTCAAGCTGGTGGCCACCGCCTACGAGATCCTGCGCGACGAGGAATCGCGCACGGACTACGACTACATGCTGGACAACCCGGATGCGTACTATGCGCATTACTACCGCTACTACCGGCGCCGCGTGGCGCCCAAGGTGGATGTGCGCGTAGTGATCGTCGTCGTGCTGACCATCGTCTCGGTTATTCAGTACTATTCCGGCTGGCAGCGCTACGACTCGGCCATCAAGTATTTCGCCACGGTGCCCAAGTACAGGAACCAGGCGCTGGACATTGCCCGCGACGAGATCCAGGAGCGGATACAGAAGAAGGGCAAGAACCGCATGTCCAAGAACGATCAGCGCGAGGAGCTGGAGCGGATCATCCGGCGGGTGATCGAGGAGAAGATGGACGTGAAGGGCGGCTACGCGAAGCCGACGCTGTGGGACGTGCTGTGGGTGCAGCTGATCATCTGCCCGTACACGATACTCTCGTTCATCGTGTGGCATGCCCAGTGGTTCTGGCGCTACACGGTGATGAAGCAGCCGTACGGCCGGGAGCAGAAGCTGCACCTGATCCGCCGGCACCTGGGCATGGGCCAGCATCAGTTCGAGGCGCAGGAGGACAAGCTGATCGAGGAGTACCTGCATCTGGAGCTGTGGAAGCGCGACAACTTCGTCGCCTGGAAGGCGGAACAGGACGAGGAGATGAAGAAGAAGCTGGCGGAGAATCCGCGCTACAAGGCCTACAGGCGCTACATGAAGAACCACGGGCCCGGCCGCATCACCTTCGAGGATTAG